In the Mycoplasmoides gallisepticum genome, one interval contains:
- the serS gene encoding serine--tRNA ligase, with protein MLDKNLLKTNSKEIREQLKSRSFNLDWYDEFLRLEKQLSTLLRTIEKLNEQKNINAKKAATTESDAQRKKLIQEGGLLRAELEKNEAKYNEIKEDFDYIYQRIPNLPTEDVPIGKDEKENVEMFKSRKPTFFDFKPLPHYELATKLEMIGLDVASKITGSRFSIYKKDGARLMRAIQQFCLDVNADKYEEYLPPVIVNKDSYYGSGQFPKFVEDVFKLEGTNYYLASTAEVQLVNLHRNEILKEADLPKYYTASTACFRSEAGSAGKDTKGLIRQHQFYKTELVKIVHPSTSKQEHEAMAKDAEKILELLELPYRRMVLCTGDMGFSATKTYDLEVWIPSENKYREISSISNCGDFQARRANIKFKDAISKKNLYVHTLNASALAHDRLFVAIVENYQQKDGSIKIPKALVKYFGKEYIK; from the coding sequence ATGCTAGACAAAAATCTCTTAAAAACTAATTCAAAGGAGATTAGAGAGCAGCTTAAAAGTCGATCGTTTAATTTAGACTGATACGATGAATTTTTGCGTTTAGAAAAACAATTAAGTACTCTACTTAGAACGATCGAAAAACTAAACGAACAAAAGAATATTAATGCTAAAAAAGCAGCTACTACTGAATCAGATGCACAAAGAAAAAAACTAATTCAAGAAGGTGGGTTACTACGTGCTGAATTAGAAAAAAATGAAGCTAAATATAATGAGATCAAAGAAGATTTTGATTATATTTACCAGCGTATTCCCAACTTACCAACTGAAGACGTACCAATTGGTAAGGATGAAAAAGAAAATGTGGAGATGTTTAAATCTAGAAAGCCAACTTTCTTTGATTTTAAACCATTACCACACTATGAATTAGCAACGAAACTCGAGATGATTGGTCTTGATGTCGCTAGTAAGATAACTGGATCAAGATTTTCAATTTATAAAAAAGATGGCGCTAGATTAATGCGTGCAATCCAACAATTTTGTCTAGATGTTAATGCTGATAAATATGAAGAATATTTACCACCAGTAATCGTTAATAAAGATTCTTATTATGGTTCAGGGCAGTTTCCTAAATTTGTTGAAGATGTCTTTAAACTAGAAGGAACTAATTACTATTTAGCTTCAACAGCTGAAGTACAATTAGTTAACTTACATCGTAATGAGATCTTAAAAGAAGCTGACTTACCTAAATACTATACTGCATCTACTGCTTGTTTTAGATCTGAGGCTGGTAGTGCTGGTAAAGATACTAAGGGATTAATTCGTCAGCACCAATTTTATAAGACCGAACTAGTTAAGATCGTTCACCCAAGTACTTCTAAACAAGAACATGAAGCGATGGCTAAAGATGCTGAAAAGATTCTTGAATTATTAGAACTACCCTACCGCCGTATGGTTTTATGTACTGGTGATATGGGTTTTAGTGCAACCAAAACTTATGATCTAGAAGTATGGATCCCATCTGAAAATAAATATCGTGAGATCTCTTCGATTTCAAATTGTGGCGATTTCCAAGCAAGAAGAGCTAATATCAAATTCAAAGATGCAATCTCAAAGAAAAACTTATACGTTCACACCCTTAATGCGAGTGCTTTAGCTCATGATCGCTTGTTTGTGGCAATTGTTGAGAACTATCAACAAAAAGATGGATCAATTAAGATCCCTAAAGCTTTAGTTAAATATTTTGGTAAAGAATACATTAAATAG
- the gyrA gene encoding DNA topoisomerase (ATP-hydrolyzing) subunit A: MNPNDKNNIKELLNKTVVKEASITKELETSFMEYAMSVIVSRALPESRDGLKPVHRRVLYGAYTSGLTHDKPYRKSAQIVGHVMGKYHPHSDSAIYETMVRMAQPFSLRYMLIDGHGNFGSIDGDSAAAMRYTEARLSKISAEMLRNIDKDTVDFVDNYDASEQEPIVLPSLFPNLLANGSSGIAVGMATNIPPHNLSELIGGIKHLLVNENATIEELKEFIKGPDFPTAAEILGETGINEYFNTGRGSVSVRAKSEIEELANNKSNIVITQIPYMVNKANLINKIAELVKTEQIQGIADLRDESNREGIRIVIETKRDVIPEVLLNQLYKSTQLQTNFSVAMLALVNNQPKVLNLKEALQIYIDHQFDILLRKTNFELKKAKASAHIVEGLVIATNNIDDVIETIKNAKDNEDAKNTLMTKYELSDLQAKAILDMRLRSLSGLERENLQKELAKLKELIKDLEEILQNKERRIKIISDQLDEIDHKFGDERRTKICYGLNSTIDNEQLIPVETVVITRSSKGYLKRIPISAYKVQHRGGVGVKGMNTYEDDDVESLIVCSTHSDLLFFTNYGKVYRIRAHQVPLGSRISKGIPAINLISIEKDEKLMSLLSINDYDSGYFFFSTKKGLVKRVKASEFSRIQNNGKIAIKLTENDSLFKVIKTAGDEEIYIGVSSGLLVRFKEDVVRSMGRTAQGVIGVKFKNPNDEVIGLSSSHEGSLLLAVCEKGVGKMTDREEYRMTNRGSKGVITIKVTPKTGNIINTQLVNGNEELLMISSTGKIVRVPLAEVSEQGRNTSGVKLISLNEKETLQSVAIFDVEQDDSQQVGSDNPDTELSSDDSNQDQDKE; encoded by the coding sequence ATGAATCCTAACGATAAAAACAATATAAAAGAACTGTTAAATAAAACAGTAGTTAAAGAAGCATCAATTACTAAAGAGCTAGAAACATCATTCATGGAATATGCCATGTCTGTAATTGTTTCAAGAGCTTTACCTGAATCTAGAGATGGTTTAAAACCAGTGCACCGTCGGGTTTTGTATGGTGCTTACACTTCAGGTTTAACTCATGATAAACCATATCGTAAATCAGCTCAGATCGTTGGTCACGTTATGGGGAAATACCACCCTCATAGTGATAGTGCGATTTATGAAACCATGGTGCGGATGGCACAACCATTTTCATTAAGATATATGTTAATTGATGGGCATGGTAACTTTGGTTCGATCGATGGTGATAGCGCAGCTGCGATGCGTTATACTGAAGCCAGATTATCTAAGATCTCGGCAGAGATGTTGCGCAATATCGATAAGGATACTGTTGATTTTGTTGATAACTATGATGCTTCAGAACAAGAACCGATTGTTTTACCTTCATTATTTCCTAACTTATTAGCAAATGGTTCAAGTGGTATTGCTGTAGGGATGGCAACTAATATTCCCCCACATAATTTAAGCGAATTAATTGGTGGGATTAAACATTTATTAGTGAATGAAAATGCGACAATTGAGGAATTAAAAGAATTCATTAAGGGTCCTGATTTTCCCACAGCAGCTGAGATCTTAGGTGAAACTGGAATTAATGAGTACTTCAATACTGGTCGAGGTTCTGTTTCAGTTCGGGCTAAATCTGAGATTGAAGAATTAGCTAACAATAAAAGCAATATTGTTATTACTCAGATCCCTTATATGGTGAACAAGGCCAATCTGATTAATAAGATTGCTGAACTAGTAAAAACAGAACAGATTCAAGGGATTGCTGATCTACGTGATGAATCTAACCGTGAAGGGATTCGGATTGTAATAGAAACTAAGCGGGATGTAATTCCTGAAGTTTTATTAAACCAACTATATAAATCAACTCAGTTACAAACTAATTTTTCAGTAGCAATGCTTGCTTTGGTAAATAACCAACCTAAGGTTCTTAACCTTAAAGAAGCATTACAAATCTATATCGATCATCAGTTTGATATCTTATTAAGAAAAACTAATTTCGAACTGAAAAAAGCTAAAGCTTCAGCTCATATCGTTGAAGGTTTGGTAATCGCAACTAATAACATTGATGATGTTATTGAGACCATTAAGAATGCTAAGGATAATGAAGATGCTAAAAACACTTTAATGACTAAGTATGAACTTAGTGATCTGCAAGCAAAAGCGATTCTTGATATGCGTTTAAGAAGCTTAAGCGGACTTGAACGTGAGAACTTACAAAAAGAATTAGCTAAACTAAAAGAACTAATTAAAGATCTAGAAGAGATTTTACAAAACAAAGAACGAAGAATTAAGATCATCTCTGATCAACTTGATGAAATTGATCATAAGTTTGGTGATGAAAGAAGAACCAAAATCTGTTATGGTCTTAATTCAACGATCGATAACGAACAGTTAATACCTGTTGAGACAGTAGTAATTACTAGATCATCTAAAGGGTATTTAAAACGAATCCCGATTAGTGCTTATAAAGTTCAACACCGTGGTGGTGTTGGGGTTAAAGGAATGAACACATACGAAGATGATGATGTTGAATCATTAATCGTGTGTTCAACGCACTCAGATCTTTTATTCTTTACCAACTATGGTAAAGTTTATCGAATAAGAGCTCACCAAGTTCCATTAGGTTCTAGAATCTCTAAAGGGATTCCAGCAATTAATTTAATCAGTATTGAAAAAGATGAAAAATTAATGTCATTATTATCAATCAATGATTATGACAGCGGTTATTTCTTCTTCTCAACGAAAAAAGGTCTTGTTAAACGGGTTAAAGCGTCTGAGTTTTCTAGAATTCAAAACAACGGAAAGATTGCGATTAAGTTAACTGAAAACGACAGTTTATTCAAGGTAATTAAAACTGCAGGTGACGAAGAGATTTATATCGGTGTTTCATCTGGTTTACTTGTGAGATTTAAAGAAGATGTTGTGCGTTCAATGGGTCGAACTGCTCAAGGGGTAATTGGTGTTAAATTCAAAAACCCTAATGATGAAGTAATCGGATTATCATCATCCCACGAAGGTAGTTTATTACTTGCGGTTTGTGAAAAAGGTGTTGGGAAGATGACTGACCGTGAAGAGTACCGCATGACCAACCGTGGTTCTAAAGGGGTGATTACGATCAAAGTTACACCTAAAACCGGAAATATCATTAACACGCAATTAGTTAATGGTAATGAAGAGCTATTAATGATCTCATCAACAGGTAAGATCGTTCGTGTTCCGTTAGCTGAAGTTTCTGAACAAGGACGAAACACCTCTGGTGTTAAATTAATCTCATTAAATGAAAAAGAAACACTACAATCTGTAGCAATCTTTGATGTTGAACAAGATGATAGTCAACAAGTTGGTTCAGATAATCCTGATACAGAATTATCATCAGATGATTCAAATCAAGATCAAGACAAAGAATAA
- the gyrB gene encoding DNA topoisomerase (ATP-hydrolyzing) subunit B: MNNTKKDQYSSQSIKVLEGLSAVRKRPGMYIGSTDQKGLHHMIWEIIDNSVDEMMAGYGTTVKLTLKDNYLVEVEDDGRGIPVDIHEKTNKSTVETVLTILHAGGKFDSDTYSMSGGLHGVGASVVNALSSSFKVWVNRDYKIHYIEFKDGGVPLKPLEIIGTDSKKQGTRIQFVPDFSIMEQFEYDETIIADRIEQLAFLNKGIKFIFNDERTDKKTKQEWLYEGGIKQYVENLNASKEPIIPQIIYGEKKTKVTLPKRNLEVTMLLEVAFQYTNGYYNSTYSFCNNIHTNQGGTHEEGFKNALYKIINRYALEKKFIKETDGKISKEDLSEGLTAIISIKHSEPQYQGQTKDRLGNTEVREFTNSVVSELLERFFLENPEEAAKITAKAVSAMFSRKRSEAALESARKSPFESASLPGKLADCTTKDMEISELYIVEGDSAGGSAKSGRDRFYQAILPLRGKVLNVEKANHEKIFKNEEIRTLITAIGAGVNPEFSLDKIRYNKIIIMTDADVDGAHIRILLLTFFFRHMFPLIEKGHVYIAQPPLYRVSYNKQNKYIYSDAQLEEWKNQNPNVRYELQRYKGLGEMDDVQLWETTMDPEKRTLLKVSINDAANADKTFSLLMGDEVSPRRDFIEKNAKSVKNIDF; encoded by the coding sequence GTGAACAACACAAAAAAAGATCAATATAGCTCTCAAAGTATTAAGGTCCTTGAAGGATTATCAGCTGTCCGAAAAAGACCTGGTATGTATATTGGTTCAACAGATCAAAAAGGTCTTCATCATATGATCTGAGAAATCATTGACAACTCTGTCGATGAAATGATGGCAGGTTATGGAACAACTGTTAAACTGACATTAAAAGATAACTACTTAGTTGAAGTAGAAGATGATGGTCGGGGAATTCCGGTTGATATCCACGAAAAGACAAATAAATCTACAGTTGAAACTGTTTTAACGATCTTGCACGCTGGTGGTAAGTTTGATAGCGATACTTATTCGATGTCAGGTGGTTTACATGGTGTGGGTGCTTCAGTAGTAAACGCTTTAAGTTCATCATTCAAAGTTTGAGTTAATCGCGATTACAAAATTCATTACATCGAATTTAAAGATGGTGGGGTTCCATTAAAACCATTAGAAATAATTGGAACTGATAGTAAAAAACAAGGAACAAGAATTCAGTTTGTTCCAGATTTTAGTATCATGGAACAATTTGAATACGATGAAACGATCATAGCTGATCGGATCGAACAATTAGCCTTCTTAAACAAAGGAATAAAATTCATTTTTAATGATGAAAGAACTGATAAGAAGACTAAGCAAGAATGATTATATGAAGGTGGAATTAAGCAATACGTTGAAAATTTAAATGCTTCTAAAGAACCAATTATTCCCCAAATCATTTATGGTGAAAAGAAAACTAAAGTTACTTTACCTAAGAGAAATCTAGAAGTAACGATGCTATTAGAAGTTGCGTTTCAATATACAAACGGTTATTACAACTCAACTTATTCGTTCTGTAATAACATTCACACCAACCAAGGCGGAACTCATGAAGAAGGGTTTAAGAACGCTCTTTATAAGATCATCAATCGCTATGCGTTAGAAAAGAAGTTTATTAAAGAAACTGACGGTAAGATTAGCAAAGAAGATCTTAGTGAAGGTTTAACCGCAATTATCTCAATTAAGCACTCAGAACCTCAATACCAAGGTCAAACTAAGGACCGTTTAGGTAATACTGAAGTAAGAGAATTTACTAATAGTGTTGTGTCAGAACTATTAGAAAGATTTTTCTTAGAAAATCCAGAAGAAGCTGCTAAGATTACTGCTAAAGCAGTTTCAGCAATGTTTTCACGTAAACGTTCTGAAGCAGCTTTAGAATCAGCTAGAAAATCACCTTTTGAATCAGCTTCATTACCAGGTAAGTTAGCTGATTGTACAACTAAAGATATGGAGATCTCTGAACTGTACATCGTCGAAGGGGACTCAGCTGGTGGTTCAGCTAAATCTGGTCGTGACCGTTTTTATCAAGCGATTTTACCACTTCGTGGGAAAGTGTTAAACGTAGAAAAAGCCAATCACGAAAAGATCTTTAAAAATGAAGAAATTAGAACATTAATAACTGCAATTGGTGCTGGTGTTAATCCTGAATTTTCACTTGATAAGATCCGTTATAACAAAATTATCATCATGACCGATGCTGATGTCGATGGTGCTCACATTCGGATCTTATTGTTAACGTTCTTCTTTAGACATATGTTTCCATTGATTGAAAAAGGACATGTGTATATTGCTCAACCGCCTTTATATCGTGTTAGCTACAATAAGCAAAACAAATATATCTATTCAGACGCACAATTAGAAGAATGAAAAAACCAAAATCCAAATGTGCGTTATGAATTACAACGTTATAAAGGGCTAGGAGAAATGGATGATGTTCAACTTTGAGAAACAACTATGGATCCAGAGAAGAGAACTTTATTAAAAGTTTCAATCAACGACGCTGCTAATGCTGATAAGACATTCTCCCTACTAATGGGTGATGAAGTTTCACCACGTCGTGACTTCATTGAAAAGAATGCTAAATCAGTTAAGAATATTGACTTCTAA
- a CDS encoding J domain-containing protein has translation MTLYELLEVDQNAKLSEIKSSYKRLAKKYHPDVNKNGHDKFVQINNAYSILSDEVQREKYDFMLDHENSKTFEFSADGLTYEYSGVEVWHENFTKNVSLTQQWDFNPSNYYYEEYNLYHKFDKISIDGLGAFLDFDISCAFYELDTSFSLPNNLVKRLINRPDVIRYDISENELIEYLKHRYDFSSWLLLKKYFNIEAIIEVTQEEIDSQKIINIPIKIKVINLNRSFEIWHEELRNYAFIVPENTKTGDISEFFGKGNVALGWQGDLIVRFKVVPSVEKRLKIFSSMLNNEKSSLWFLVPSENNKNPNTKIFNYKTYQFNN, from the coding sequence ATGACGTTATACGAATTATTAGAAGTTGATCAAAACGCAAAACTGAGTGAAATAAAGTCTTCATATAAACGATTAGCAAAAAAGTATCATCCCGACGTTAATAAAAACGGTCATGATAAATTTGTACAGATCAATAACGCTTATTCAATTCTTTCTGACGAAGTACAACGTGAAAAATATGATTTCATGTTAGATCACGAAAATTCTAAGACTTTTGAGTTTTCGGCTGATGGTTTGACATACGAATACTCAGGTGTTGAGGTTTGACATGAAAACTTTACAAAAAATGTAAGTTTAACTCAGCAATGAGATTTCAATCCTTCTAATTATTACTACGAAGAATATAACCTTTATCATAAGTTTGATAAGATCTCAATTGATGGGTTAGGGGCTTTTTTAGATTTTGATATTTCTTGTGCTTTTTATGAACTAGACACAAGTTTTAGTTTACCTAACAACTTAGTTAAGAGACTAATTAATCGACCAGATGTAATTAGATATGATATCTCCGAAAACGAATTGATTGAGTATTTAAAGCATCGTTATGATTTTAGTTCTTGATTATTGTTAAAGAAGTACTTTAATATTGAAGCGATTATTGAAGTAACCCAAGAAGAAATTGATAGTCAAAAGATTATTAATATTCCAATCAAGATTAAAGTAATCAATTTAAACCGTAGTTTTGAAATCTGGCACGAAGAGTTAAGAAATTATGCGTTTATTGTTCCAGAAAATACCAAAACCGGAGATATCTCTGAGTTCTTTGGTAAGGGTAATGTTGCATTAGGTTGACAAGGTGATTTGATCGTTCGTTTTAAGGTTGTTCCTTCAGTGGAAAAACGGTTAAAAATTTTCTCTAGTATGTTGAACAATGAAAAGAGCAGTTTGTGGTTTTTAGTACCTAGTGAAAATAACAAAAATCCGAACACAAAAATCTTTAATTATAAGACTTATCAGTTCAATAATTAG